Within the Rosa rugosa chromosome 2, drRosRugo1.1, whole genome shotgun sequence genome, the region CGAAACCTAACTTTTACTGAAACCGTCCATTTTATCTTATCATTCGGTGTTGTGAACTATGTGATGAATAGAAACGTGCAGGAGTCCTACAAGTTGGAACACATTCTCAATAGGATCCAAGACTTGTGACCTGGGTATTGCTGAAGAGTTTTCACTTTCTGATTCAAAGAACAGTGTGAAGTAGGATTCTTGGCGGCTGTCACACACGTTAGGATCCATGTTAACCCATTTCCCCACCTGGAGATGATTCTCTGCTTTCCTTCCTCTCCATGAAACGAATATGGATTCAGAAAAGCAAGGAATACACAAAAGAAAgtagaataaagaaaaaatgtaGAGACAAAAGAAGCTTTTTACACTTAAAATCACAGCTAATTTCACTTTCTCTATGTCACATTATCCAGGCATACCACTCCCTCCTTTATTCCTATTCCATCTATAAATTTCACacccttcttctcctccttcaccCAACCCTTTCAAAATGGCAAGAAACATCAGTCCTCTCGTGTGTCTCTCGGTCATGATCATGGATGCTATCGCCGGAATACTTGGCATCCAGGCTGAAATAGCCCAAAACAAGGTAACAACTACACATCATATAGCAACATAATTCGACAAGCTAATCGAAGCATTCACTAACAATATTGCATTGTGAAAACAGGTGAAGCATTTGAAGGCGTGGATTATCGAGTGCAGAGACCCGAGTTACCAAGCTTTCAAACTCGGTTTAGCTGCGGCTGTGCTTCTAGCGCTGGCACACACCATTGGGAACTTGCTCGGTGGGTGCATTTGCCTCTGGTCTAAGCAAGACTTCACCAAGGCCACAACAGCTAACAAGAAACTAGCTTTTGGGTTCCTAATTCTCTCATGGTATGCACATTTGAACACCCAAATTCACTCCCGTCTATAATCAAATCCTAAATGGTTGCTTTTCACAGGATAACTTTAGCACTGGGATTTTCGCTGTTAATCGTTGGAACAATGGCAAACTCAAAATCAAGAAAATCTTGCGCATTAGCACACGGTAGAGTACTATCAATAGGAGGAATCATCTGCTTCTTCCACGGATTGTTCACAGTGGCATACTACGTCTCAGCAAAGGCCACAatcagagaagaagaaaagcgCAGGAACCCTACAAACCAAGCCAGCCATCCTCCGGCTTAGACAAACTCCGAATTAGGGcacaatttgtgaaatttgatgactgatgtaaaaattaaacaaaagaaatttggGACCAAAAGCTAATATCTCTGATTAGATTAAATTTCGAACCATTTAAGTACAAATTCCACCATAAACACTCTTAAATCACTCTACATTTCAGTTTCTAAACCAACTCAAAAGTTTCAGTCTAGGGTTTTCAGTCAGTCCTCGTCGGCCGGAGCGCTCTTGGAGGTCTTCTTGGGAAGAAGCATGTTGTGGATGTTGGGCAAAACGCCGCCGTTTGCGATGGTGACGGATCCGAGAAGCCTGCCGAGCTCCTCGTCGTTCCGGACGGCCAATTGGATGTGACGTGGCACAATCCGAGTCTTCTTGTTGTCCCTGGCTGCATTTCCGGCCAGTTCCAAAACCTAAAACACACAGAAAATCAAAATCAGAATCAGGTTTTCAGAAAATCAGAATCGGAATTAGGTTATCGGAAAATTTAATTTGACGGTGAGAGTGAGatgagaaggattgaatcggtTACCTCGGCAGCGAGGTATTCGAGGACGGCGGCGAGGTAGACGGGGGCGCCGGCGCCGACACGCTCGGCGTACTTGCCGGATTTGAGGAAGCGAGCGATACGGCCGACGGGGAATTGGAGGCCGGCTTTGCTGCTGCGGGAGGTGGCCTTCTTGGCGGCGCCGGAGCCGAGCGATTTGCCTCTTCCGGCCATTGAGATTTGAGAGAAGAGGAGGAGTCTGGAGAGGTTGAAGatttgaagagagagaagagttgGTGATGGAGATTTTGGCTTTGGAGTTTTGGGGGGTTCTTATATAGGGGAGAGAGGAAGGAAGGGGTTGAGGAGCCAATGAGAGGGAGTCACGCGGATAGAAGTTTTTGGCCGTTGGATTTGGGGAGGGTTGGAGGGTTGGATTGGGGTTCTTGAGGACGAATGAGGACTGTTCACGCGGATCTCTATCTGTGGCCGTTGGATTTGGAATGTTTGGACGGCAGATGGGGGTGTGAAGAGTCTGGCGTTTGACTCTGGAATTCTTTTTGGGGAAGCGGGAAATATGAATTTTAAACAGCGCGCTTCACCTTGATCGAAGAAACGGAGCGGTTTCCCAGGCTCTAAGAAACAAACAGAATTTAGcaagaaaaattcaaatattcttagaaaaaaaaaaaaggggttttgtctatttaccccatttttagggatttttttcccacttaccccattaagtttttttaattccctcttacccaatacattctaagggagtcttccctaataccccattaagattttttttttttttaaatttttttttaatacaattttacccctcacccctttattacttagagagagagagaaaatggaagagagagaaaccataggagacttcgctggagcccgtcaccggccgccggaatccggtcaccggtcgccggattccggccaactttcaccGGATTCCTGCCAACTTTTGCCCatcggaatttgctgaaaatctcaccgaaaagttttttttgcccccaatagacatctattgccccctaatagaggggtaatagacgtcaattgccccccaatagacgtctattgccccataatagacgtctattgaccccccaatagacgactatcagccatgtattgcacccgagtgattcttgcgtggggcagccgcaccgccacgtggtgcggcaggccaatcattcccctagcaggggggtattttgggtatttcacatttaaaaatcagggacaatTTCGGAACAAAGACAAAAAGTTCTTAAatttgattgggcagccgcaccgtacacgtggtgcggctacccgcacctaagaattggccATTGcaccccaatagacgtttagattaccgaaatggtaattaatcttcctaaaactacacaaataaaactttgattaaagaaaaaaaacgagcagattacatcaattcaaaacgtctattgccccccaatagacgtctattggctcctaatagaactttcaattgccggaatgggaactaatctccctaaatttagacaaataaaactttgattaaagaaaaaaaaaagattacatcaatCCAAAACGCCTATTGCTCTCctatagacgtctattgccccccaatagacctttaacaagcctctattgccccaatagaacttttttttttttaatttttctttcattctgaCCTTCtgcccaaaaagaagaagaagaaagaaattgacttgggcacccagagaaaagctctgggcaccaaaaTGTCGTTCACCTCCGCCACCGGCGCACCAGATCAACGTTCTCATCTGCCACCGGCCTGTGACGAGCGCCGGAGAGCCTGGATTGAGCACCGGAGGTCGAGCTCGAGCGCCGAATCTCGCCGGAGATGACTGATTTGCAGCGGGCAGCAGTGGAATTGAGGCGAACGCCGGAGATAACGGATCTCTTTCGCCGGAGATCAACGCGATTCCAGCTCGGTCAACGATTCCAGCTCTGCCGGCGCTTTTCTCTTCCATCATCGGATCTGCAGCATCGACTCTGGTTCCGAGTTGTAATTCCAGTTTAGATTCAGGCTCCGGTTGAACATCAAACTCTGGCGTTGGCTCCGGTTGAGCGCCGGagaaccttgatctagcgcCGGAAAGCCTTCATCGACACCGGAGAACCTTGGTCTAGCGCTGGAGAACCTTGATCGAGCTCCGGATAGCCTTCGTCGAGCACCAGACAGGCTAGATCGAGCGCCGGAGGGCCTACGTCGTACCCCGGAGACGCTGGGTCCAGAGCGCCTGGGTCAAGCGTCGAACGCCGAAAGGGTTGGGTGGAGCGCCGGAGGGGCTGGAACGTCGCCGGAGCTGGAGGTCAGttggggggagagagaaagagagagaggagagagagtaaTCGGGAATGAGAAGCTCGAGTGGCagtatgtaatttattaattaagcagagggcagaatagtcatttctctttaaattgggttagtgagaataaaaatctgttgctggggtaagtgggataactttggctcattttggggcttttggtcaagaacccaaaaaaaaataataataataataataataggaaATTAGAAAGGATTTTCTATTGGAGTATTTTTAAATTTCAACATAGGTAttggatcaaaaaaaaaattcaaaacgtAGGTAGATAGAATGTACACTAGTTTATagttagagaaaaattcagctaccgtccccaaactatgctgccaaggccaatttgatacccgaactctcaaaagtatcaatgtgatacccaaagacctaaattgatatcaacgtgatacttccgtccaaaatttctgacgatgtcgtctgtttgctgacgtggcaagcacgtgggtcccaaatgatagctaaatttataagctattgattttccttattcacacttaagattgtcaattgtagcaagggtaaacaagggtctttcccgcagaggactaaggttataactactcaaaacaatgtcacaaaagtgaccactgttcctagcgaacagcagtcgaaaacctaattaaaaacctaatctaaactactcagaaaattacaaaaatttacagagatacactagacacacagggagtcttgcacacaaaatttggtattattcggatttgatttactatTCTAAACAAATACGAAAATATAGAGTACAGAAtctgaaaataacaaaaactggttttaagatggtttgaaaacaatatgataaagatagttagggaagatgcatccaccccggacaatcacacacaagataatttgttcaaccctaattcaattaatctagatgaagatactcagattggctcggtacgcttgaacacaacctattaccctttcttacttcgtacgctaggcaggaagtgctctacacctagactattcccaagcaatgcaacctaaaggtacgcttattagattaaacatacagagatcattaaggtctaaaagagtttgagacatcactaggcatcgcaataaacttagcgccttgctaaacctaggacttagtttacttgatagtgaaaactaacaattgcttctctagaaggtttgaggaatccaactattgatccaggcatcaaacaatcaaagcattAGAATCcaacatgcatactaagcgtgcactcaaagcatacaagcaagaattcatcaatggaaaagcagtaaacaaaagtctcatcttggattaaaagaaaataacatcaaaagtcaaatcatcttgtagttcatgtctaggggcttcaagcagccccctaactaataaaaactagttaaacatagaagaaacaaaacaaactaaagaaggggaggaagagagagagagagagagctgctgcagattgatctccttttatatCCTTAGAggttaggaaatccaaaacctaaaagaattagggttcacgtgcttaggtggagttttcctattggctcttgaacttgatgacttattCTAACCATTCACATCGTGCCATTTGTCCATCATAAGTcggaatatgaagcacaaactcgtcctcgggcttcttggtgtgatttgggcctcgaaacataaattcccgtccaacctcagattcacgggcagcctgaccttcttgtactaaatcggccataacttcttctagaaaaatgatattgatgagccgtaaaaatattcggaaactagacatccgaggctatccatcaatataaagatcatcctctggatcgttctgagatggtctcagtgctctgtcgaagttaactgatctgcacaggcagatttcctgattttgcttttcaatccctcttttacttcttttcttcttctttactccaagatacctataaaacaaataaacaaagtaaataactagaaaatacactaaactaacaaagaaagtatagagattaacgctattaatatcgcataattatgctcctatcaccaaaaaaaagtgaaatgactaatttaccctttttttaattcattttttttccttttcttttcatttgtttttcttccttcttcttcgttttcatttctttttcttccttcttcttcgttttcatTTCTTCTCTTGCCCAGATCGGCCCCCCTCTTTAGACCGGCCTCACCTAGCCTTCAGCGTTGCCGCCTGCAACAGACAGCCATCCCACACAGCCAGACCGGACTCGTCCTTCGTCCCCGCCAGACCACACGGGCCTCCAGCCCAACCCAGCGAATTGCAGCACCGCCCAGGAACTGCAGCACCGCCGCTGCCTTGCACCAGAGTCTCACCTGCTCCCCTTCACCGGAGCCTCACCTACTCCCCTTCATGGGAGCCTCAACCGCTTGCACCGATCCCCCCCGCGCTGCTGCACGATACCGGTCGAAGAACTTGCTGGCACCGTCGAGCAAGGTAGCGATCTTGGCATGGGCTTTCTGGGATTTCTTCTTCTGTAAAACTCCTCAACTGGGTGTTCTTGATCGGTGAATTTCCTGCCTGCAAATGTAATTCGAATTGAGAATGGGCAATAGGGAATGGAATTAGCTCAAGAAAATTTAAGGGTTTGTTTCAGTACCTGAGTTGGAGTACATTTTAGAAGCTGAAGTAGAGAAATGGGTTCGTCTTCTGCCTCGGGATGAGTGAAAGCTTCTTGATTGAATCCGTTTCTTTTCTTCGGCTTGGGTTTTGTTGGGCTGTTCGATTTTTCCTCAAATTGCAGGCGTAGCTTACTAATTTGGGTCTTGATAcaacgtctctctctctctctctgcaatttTGGGCATGTTAATTTGTGATTTGTTTAGTTAGTTTCTCTATTTAAAATCAGATGGTTGAAGCTGTTAGAGTTGACAACATGGTTGAAGATGGTGGAGTAAAGATGGTTGAATTTGATCATAGGAATGAAGACAAAGCTTCGGGATTGAGTAGGGGTGAAGACGATGAactggaggagaaggagaggagaggagagagaagaagaagaagagtgaggttgaagaagaagaagaagaagccattttttttttttcttgggagAGTCACCATCGTCGTCAGACTGGTATTGGGCTAGAAGAAAATCtcaaacgaagaagaagaagaagaagaagaaatgaaagaaaagaaaagaaaaatgaattaacaaaaaagggtaaaaggtcaattttgccctcttttttttgcccacgtgcttgccacgtcagcaaacaaacggcgccgtcagaaattttagatggaagtatcacgttgatgtcaatttaggtctttaggtatcacattgatacttttgagagttcaggtatcaaattggccttggcaacatagtttggggacctgagctgaaattttctctttattttagaAATGTATGTTCAGTTTTGGGGATTGGGAAGTGTTATAGGAAGTTGAGATGGCGACGGCGACGGTGACGATAGTTATGTACTTCAGTGATAATTGTTCTCCAAATTTTCATGAGCTTTAGCTTAGAATTAGTAGGGAATAATTGTTATGCTGAATAACTCTTAAACTAGATATTGTGATAGTTTGTTCATGTACTTCAGTGATAATTGTTCTCCAAATTTTCATGAGCTTTAGCTTAGAATTAGTAGAGAATAACCGTTATGCTGAATAACTCTTAAACTAGATATTGTGACAGTTTGTTCATCGTTTCAATACTTAGAAGAAAGGATAAAGAGCATACTCAGCATAACTCTTAAACTAGATATTGTGACAGTTTGTTCATCGTTTCAATACTTAGAAGAAAGGATAAAGAGCATACTCAGCATAACTCTTAAACTAGATATTGTGACAAGAAAGGATAAAGAGCATACTCAGCATAACTCTTAAACTAGATATTGTGACAGTTTGTTCATAGTTTCAATACTTGGAAGAAAGGATAAAGAGCATACTCTTAAAAAGACGTTATTATATCTTTTTCTTActttaattatgttttttttttcctcccttcTTAAAAGTGCATTTGTGTTTCTTGACCTTCAAGTGTGAATATGTTATGGTCCTTCTTgatgaacaattcttaggttcacccctagggtgaatgagcatattcacctccattgtcgattaacgcataataactttataattttctaatccaaccattcattttgtataacgtaatacaaagattagctttgtaaaaaatcaatcaaattgaagacctttcagttattcatttctatgaaatacatggacggttcatcataatagtagtaagtgttgttacaaccatccatttgtttgattcaattagataattaaacgatttctgattcggttgattttttacatagatgatctttaaaagctaatttaagatatggaccgttggattataaatttattaaataaaagtatgttaatcgacaataggggtgaacctaagaattgttccttCTTGATATGTTTTGTACTATTTCTAGAGGTTTAACTGATATTGTTTTTTCGCAAGGAAAAATGGAAAGAATAGTCAATTAAATTAAGATGGAAAAAATATTGTGACGGCCCAATACAAGTGAAACCCCAAAGGCCCTCAACTCCTCAAGGCTTTCGGCTTTTGCACTGGACTTTAGGAACTCTTGTCAAAACAACACCAACTAATGGCATTCAAGGCCTTGAAACATCTCAAAGATTCAACTTCTGAAAAAGATCTAAGAGTTTTAAGCAATCCATTTACAGTTCAAACACATCCACCTAAATCCCAATACCACCAAATATAGTGGTGAGATCTATGAAAGCAGAGACTACAATCTCAAACATTAGACTTCTTGAAGACATAATAACATCATCATTTACGTACTCCCTTGAAACGCTAAGCATATGTATAAGTCTAATACATTGTCCATACAAGAACCTATTCCACAAATCCATGATGCATACCTCTAAACAAATTCTGCAGCAACCTAAATCCCAATACCACCAAATATCGTGGTGAGATTTATGAAAGTATAATACAATCTCAAACATTAGACATCCTGAAGACAATAAATTAACATCATCATATATGTACTCCCTTGAAACGTCAAGCATATGAAGTAGTCTAATACATTTCCATACAAGAACCTATTCTACAAATACCCTCTAAACAAATTCTGCAGCAACTTGAAAGGGAAAACAATTCATGGAACTCTACAACTAATTTTATCGTCTACTGCAAAGATAGATACAAGAAAGTACCTTGAACAAAAAAAGTCACGAAAAATCAAAACAGCTCTATGTAGGAAACCCATAGACAAGCTACAGCTCCTGTAGACATTACATGGGTGTATCATCCCATATGATCAAATAAACACTCTTCAGTAATGAATCTTAACTCACTACATCTACTAAGACAGAACAATATTATTCTAAGATTTCCAACAATATgctaaaagttcctgttttttttCCGAGGAAATCATACAAACTACCCGATGTATATGGACAAGAACCACTTGTAGTGATCATATTTTCAATTTAGTTACTCTCTCTTCCACACTCAGAGTACTCACTACAAACTTCCAATGCAATACTATATACAAACCTGAAACTTTGATAGTATGCACATCCCTTCAGTTCATAAGCCAAATGTATCATTCATCTAACTACTTTCCAGTTATAGATGTTTACTCCCTTCATTAACTTGGCCAGCCCTTACTGAATGTCTTATACTCCCCAAATCAAGTATAATTTGTAATCCACAACAACATAATTTGAAACACACCCATGTGATTTCAAAAGTTAGCATAACCAAACAAGTATCACAAAGATAAAGCAACTAAAGATTACCGCAACATTAAGCATCCCTGAAACTAGCAATAACACAAGAAAGGATTATTACCACACAAATTAAAATTAACATTAACTTATGGCAAATCACTTCACCAGTTCACCTAGAGGAGCACAACAATGGCAAGTTCTATCCGAGCAAAAATAGACAAATTATGCAGATACTTGCTACAAGTAGACTGACACCTAAACAGGATAACATAACCTAAAACAAGAGCTTTCTAGTTCATCTTGATTTATAGGGTACCTGACCACCATTCTAATGGTCTGATTTCTTGAAGGCCTCCAAGATCAACTTGCCCTGATCTCTCATGAGCTCAGTCCTCTGAACAAAAAGCTCCAATTCAGCAACATGCAGCTTGTTCCACCTATCCTCCAAATCAGCACGCTTTGATCCACCAATCAATTCCATACCCTGCTTCACAATAGTCTCCGACAACCCCAACTCTTTGAAACCCTTATGAAACCCAATAACCTCACTCAACACACTATCTGATGCACGTGGTCTCAGCAAAGCTTCACTCTTCTCATCTTCCTTTGTAGTCTCCGGCGACGCCAACAGCTCAGCTTTCAGAGCAGCCAAAGTCTTGCTGTTACTCTTCTGATTACCCTTAGCCTTCCCATTAGACTTGGGCTGTTCCCCCTTCCCAAAAGAAGCAATAGTAACCTGCCCAGTTATATCTTCACCCCCTTCACCACCTCCCCACACCTTCTTCGACAACTCAAAAGTCTTCGAGTCATGAGCCTTAGTCGGCTTGTGCTTCTTCTTCACATTGTTCTCAAACTTCTTCCTCATCCTCCTAATCTTATCTTGCAATTGGATCTTAGTAACATCCACCTTCAGCGATTTCTTGATAAACTCATGAAATGCAGTCATGTCAGCATAAGGGTCCACCCCTTTCTTCGTTTTGTACTCATTCATCCCTTTCAGAATGATAATCTCATCTTCATCGCTCCAAAGCCTCTGAAACAGTTTCGATTTCTTCGATTCCTCTTCCACACCATCCTCCTCTGGATCATCTCCCTTCTTCTTAGCCTTCTTCGAGTCCTTAACCAACTCGCTCTCGCCGCCCGGCCGCTTCGTACCGGATTTCGCCGTCGCCGGAGGAGAAGAAGCCGACGGCTTCGATCTGGGCTTGGTGGCCTTCGGCGGCGGCGTCACCTCCTCCATGGGCTTGGACGCGATCGGCTTGACATTGACTCTGCGCTGGGCGAGTGTGTCGCCGTCGGATTCCGATTCAGACTCGGTTTCGGTCTCGCCGGAGGAAGAAGACTGAGGCTTTGCCGCCGCGGATTCCGGCTTCTTCGCTTGCGGCTTCTTCTCGGGAGTTGCTTGCGCGGACGAGGTGGTCTTTTGCGGCTCGGTTGCTTCGGCATCGGATTCGGACTCCTCGGATCCGGATCCGGATCCTTCTTCTTCGGACGaggcttcttcctcttcctccgaTGAAGAAGCGGCCGGCGGTTCGTCCAAGGGAGACGGGCGCTTAGGTGCCATGGAGGAAGGAGATTGGGGGAGTTAGGGTTTCGGTTACcggaaatttagggttttctactCAGATATTGAAATTGGAGAGCTAGTGAGCTAGTTGGGTTTTATGTCGAGTGGGGGCACCAAGGTGTTGGCTTCGGCGCTACCGGGTCGGGTTTGGTTCGGCTTTACTCTGACCCACCCGTTCCAAGTGAAGAGTTGGGCTATGTGGACCTGGGCCAAGCCTCTGGGTGACGTGGTTCTTAGGCTAGAGGGCACAGCGTGAAGGCCCAAAAGTAGATCATCATGTAATATAAAAGGGTTAAACGCTGCAAACCTTGGCTCAGTTTGGTATTTTGTTCTCACAGCCAGTTGTCAAAAAACTCAGTTGTTAAATTAATCTGTGGTGAAAAAACTCAGCCGAGCGATTGGTAAATTGTGTTTTTAATATAAATTAGTTTATAAAAGGTATCGTTAAGTGTGTGGTAAAATTATAGGACGAGACTAGGGCTGGGCATAAACCGAGCCGGAAGTgcaaaaccggccgaaccgccCCGGAAAACCGGCTCGGGGACCGAACCGGACGGAATACGGTGAAAAAAGTCAGTTTTCCGAACCGGACCGGATTTTTCCGGTTCGGGACCGGGTTCAGTCTTTGAACCGACCGGATTAAAACCGAACCGGCCgaataattaaatatttaatttttatttaaatttatataatttatatataaattaatactTTTTTAATGGTTGTGGAGTTTTCATTGGTTGAAATCAGGTTACACATGGACCTAATGCACCAGATTcctctcaataaaaaaaaaaaaccctaactcTAAAGTCAAACTTtgtgtttcaaaaaaaaaaaaaaaaagtcaaactttgaGGCTATCTCTCTCACGTCGCTCTCATCTCTCTCACGTcgctttcatctctctctcatctctctcacgTCGCTCTCACCTGtctcatctctctcctctctcatctctcttgtatatctctcatctctctcagaCTCATACTCATACTTGGGACGACGACTTCGACCCTCTCATCTCATATCTCTCAGACTCTCATACTGAGGACGACGACCAACGTCGATCAACGCCgaccaacgcatatcaatgccgCCTACCA harbors:
- the LOC133729819 gene encoding probable transcription factor At1g61730; translated protein: MAPKRPSPLDEPPAASSSEEEEEASSEEEGSGSGSEESESDAEATEPQKTTSSAQATPEKKPQAKKPESAAAKPQSSSSGETETESESESDGDTLAQRRVNVKPIASKPMEEVTPPPKATKPRSKPSASSPPATAKSGTKRPGGESELVKDSKKAKKKGDDPEEDGVEEESKKSKLFQRLWSDEDEIIILKGMNEYKTKKGVDPYADMTAFHEFIKKSLKVDVTKIQLQDKIRRMRKKFENNVKKKHKPTKAHDSKTFELSKKVWGGGEGGEDITGQVTIASFGKGEQPKSNGKAKGNQKSNSKTLAALKAELLASPETTKEDEKSEALLRPRASDSVLSEVIGFHKGFKELGLSETIVKQGMELIGGSKRADLEDRWNKLHVAELELFVQRTELMRDQGKLILEAFKKSDH
- the LOC133729818 gene encoding probable histone H2A.3, encoding MAGRGKSLGSGAAKKATSRSSKAGLQFPVGRIARFLKSGKYAERVGAGAPVYLAAVLEYLAAEVLELAGNAARDNKKTRIVPRHIQLAVRNDEELGRLLGSVTIANGGVLPNIHNMLLPKKTSKSAPADED
- the LOC133729817 gene encoding protein DESIGUAL 2-like, translating into MARNISPLVCLSVMIMDAIAGILGIQAEIAQNKVKHLKAWIIECRDPSYQAFKLGLAAAVLLALAHTIGNLLGGCICLWSKQDFTKATTANKKLAFGFLILSWITLALGFSLLIVGTMANSKSRKSCALAHGRVLSIGGIICFFHGLFTVAYYVSAKATIREEEKRRNPTNQASHPPA